GGGCGTGACCGCGTTCCTGGTGCCCACCTCCACCCCCGGCCTGGAGCGCCGCACCGTGCACGGCAAGCTCGGCCTGCGCGGCCAGCCCACCGCCGAGCTGACGTTCGACAACGTGCGGGTGCCCGACACCGCCCGGCTCGGCGGCGAGGGCCAGGGCTTCAAGGTCGCCATGGCCGCCCTCGCCAAGGGCCGTATGTCGGTCGCCATCGGCTGCGTCGGTATCGCGCGCGCCAGCCTGGAGGCGGCCGTGACGTACGCGGGCCAGCGCGAGCAGTTCGGCAAGAAGATCGCCTCCCATCAGCTGGTGCAGGACCTGCTGGCCGACATCCGCGTCGAGACGGACGCCGCGCGGCTGTTGACCTGGCGGGTGGCCGATCTCATCGACCGCGGGCAGCCGTTCGCCACGGAGTCGTCCATCGCCAAGCTCTACGCGAGCGAGGCGGCGGTGCGCGCCGCGAGCAACGCCCTTCAGGTGTTCGGCGGTTACGGCTACATCGACGAGTACCCGGTCAGCAAGTACCTGCGCGACGCCCGCGTGATGACCCTGTACGAGGGCACCAGCCAGATCCAGAAGCTCATCATCGGGCGGGACTTGACAGGCGTCAGCGCCTTCTAGGCCACGGCCTCGGCAACGGCCACGTCAACGCAACGGAGACCGACACCATGCGCACCGTTCACTTCGTCGCCGCCCGCCGCACGCCCATCGGGCGGCTGCGCGGCGCCCTGTCCACCGTCCGGCCCGACGACCTCGCCGCCGGGGTCGTGCGCGGCCTCCTCGCCGACGTGCCCGCGCTCGACCCCGCCCGGATCGACGACGTCTACTGGGGCGCCGCCAACCAGGCCGGCGAGGACAACCGCAACGTCGCCCGGATGGCCGTGCTCCTCGCCGGGCTGCCCGAGTCCGTCCCCGGCGCCACGGTCAACCGGCTGTGCGCCTCGGGCCTGGAGGCCATCACCTCCGGCGCCCGCGCCATCGCCTCCGGCGAGGCCGACATCGTGCTGGCCGGCGGCTCGGAGTCGATGAGCCGCGCGCCGTTCGTACTGCCCCGCCCCGACGAGGCGCTGCCGCGCGCCATGACGACGGCCGACACCCGGCTCGGCTGGCGCCTGACCAATCCGCTGATGCGTGAGTTGCACGGGGTGCTGGCGATGGGCGAGACCGCCGAGGAGGTCGCCCGGCGGTACGGGGTCAGCCGCGAGGACCAGGACGCCTTCGCGCTGCGCAGCCACCGGCGGGCCGCCGAGGCCCGGAAGAACGGCCTGTTCGCCGCCGAGATCCTGCCGGTCACCCGGCCGGACGGCGTCGTGGTCGACCAGGACGAGGGCATCCGCGAGGACACCACCGCCGAGCGCCTCGCCGCCCTCAAGCCCGTCTTCCGCGACGGCGGTAGCGTCACCGCGGGCAACTCCTCGCCGATGAACGACGGCGCCGCCGGCCTGCTGCTGATGAGCGACGAGGCCGTGCGCGACCTGGACCTCACGCCGCTCGGCCGGTACGCGGCGGGCGCGAGCGCGGGCGTGCACCCCGACGTGATGGGCATCGGCCCGGTCCCCGCCACCCGCCGGGTGCTGGGCCGCCTCGGCCGGAGCGTCGACGGCGTCGAGGAGGCGGAGGTCAACGAGGCGTTCGCCGCCCAGGCCCTCGCGTCCGTGCGGGAGCTGGGCCTTGACCCGGAGCTGGTCAACGCCGACGGCGGGGCCATCGCGCTGGGCCACCCGCTGGGCGGCTCCGGCGCCCGCATCCTCACCACGCTGCTGCACCGCATGGTCCGGACCGGCGCGCGGCGCGGCCTGGCCACCATGTGCGTCGGCGTCGGCCAGGGCAGCGCCGTGCTGGTCGACCGCGACTGACGCTCCCCCGACAGAAGGCTTCCAGAAGACGTCAGAAGACCTCAGAAGACGTCAGAAGACGTCAGAGGACCGACAAGGAGATTCCGTGAGCAGGTTCACCGACAGGATCGCTGTCGTCACCGGCGCCGCGCAGGGCATCGGCGCCGCCACCGCCCGGCGGCTGGCCGACGAGGGCGCCGAGGTCGCCGTGGTCGACCTCACCGCCGAGCGCGGCGCGGCGACGGTCGAGGCCATCACCGAGGCGGGCGGCAAGGCCCGCGCCTACGGCTGCGACGTCGCGGACGAGGCGGACGTGCACGGCGTGTTCGACGCGATCACCGAGGACTTCGGCGGCCTGCACATCCTCGTGAACAACGCGGGCATCACCCGGGACAACCTCTTCTTCAAGATGCCCAGGTCCGACTGGGACGCGGTCCTGACGGTCAACCTCACCAGCGCCTTCAACTGCGCCCAGGCCGCGCAGTCCCGCATGGTCGAGCAGCGCTACGGCAAGATCGTCTCCCTCAGCAGCCGTTCGGCCCTCGGCAACCGGGGCCAGGCCAACTACGCGGCGGCCAAGGCCGGAATCCAGGGCCTGACCGCCACCCTCGCCATCGAGCTCGGCCCGTACGGCATCAACGTCAACGCCGTCGCACCCGGTTACATCGCGACCTCCATGACGGCCGCCACCGCCGCCCGCGTCGGCGCCTCCGCCGAGGATCACCAGCGGCTCGTCGCCGAGCGCACCCCGCTGCGCCGGGTCGGGCAGCCCGAGGAGATCGCCTCCGTGGTCGCCTTCCTCGCCAGCGACGACGCCTCCTACGTCAGCGGCCAGACCCTCTACGTCAACGGCGGGGCTCGATGACCTCCAGCGCCCTGGTGCGCAGCGCCAGCATCGCCTGGAAGCGGAACGCCGGGTCGGTCAGCCGCGTCCCGAAGAGGTCTTCGAGCTGCCGGATGCGGTAGCGGGCGGTCTGCGGGTGGATGTGCAGCGCCTCGGCCACCTCGGGGGCGGTCCGCCGCCACGACATCAGCAGCGCGTCGAGTGTCTCCGACAGCCGGGCGGCCTTCCCCGGGGTGAGGCGCTGCAGGGGCAGCAGCGCGCGGTCGGCGACCAGATGCCCGACGGGCGCGCCGTTCAGCAGGTGGACGTCCACGAGGTGGTCGGTGGCGTCGACCACGCCCTGCGGGCCGCGCGAGGAGCGGCGCAGCAGCGTCAGCGTTAGCCGGGCACAGTGCAGCGAGATCGACGCCCGCTCGGGCGGCACGGTCGGGCCGAGCACGGCCGGGGTGCCGTCCCCGAGGAGCTGCCGCAGCCGGTTCGCCCGCCCGCCGGCGTCGGGGTCGGGCGCGATCAGGTGCAGCACGTTGCCGCGCCGCAGCACCAGGATCTCCTCGTCCAGACCGGCCGGGGCCTCGGTCAGCCCCGGCAGCACCACGCAGGCGACGCGCTCGGGCCAGACCCACTTGGCGCGGGCCGCGAGCAGCTCGACGGGCTCGGCCGAGTTCGCGGGCCCCGGCTCCAGCAGTCGTTCCGCCAGCAGCCGCCGGGCGCGCGGCATGTCCCCGACCGTCTTGGCCATCGCCGACGAGTAGCCCTTGACTGCCTCTTCCGACAGGGTGCTGATGTGCGCGAGGACCGCGTCGTTGAGGGTGAAGAGGACTTCCTCGGGGAAGGAGGCCGCGCGGGCGACCGCCACGTACTGGCGGGCGGCCACCCGGGCGCCCACCCGGTAGGCGGCCTGCAGCAGGTCCGTGCTGCGCCCGTTGAGGAATTCCAGGCGGCCCAGCCGCTGGAAGAAGTCCGCGTGGTGCCCCTGGGGGCTGTCCGGGTTCTCGATCAGTTCGACGAACTGCTCCAGCGCGCGGCGCACGGTGGCCACGAGGTCGCGTCCCATGGCCGAGTTGAGAGGCTGTCTGTAGGTGTCCACCTCGCCGCGGATCGAGCTGATGATCTCGGCCTCGATGGCGGCGAGGCGCGGGCGCAGCAGCGCGGCGAGCGCGGGCGGCAGATCCCGCCAGGGATTCTGGGTGATCACGGCTTCGGTCCGTGGCATCGCGGCCCTTCCAGACGACGGACGTGAGGAAACCAGCCACTCCCGTGGGCAGTCGGTGGTCGGTGGTCGGTGAGCGCCGCAGCGACGCGAACCAGCGCTGCGAGTTACCCAACGGTAACGGGGGGATCAAGGGCCGGGAAGGGCCGTGATAAGAGACGCTGAGCCGGGTGAGTCCTCTGTGCTAGGGAAGGCTCATGGTCTTGAGTGGCGGCGCGCGGATATTGCTATCGGGTTGACAGGTTTTCCGCCCGCGCCTGCCCGGAGCCGGTCCGGGTCGTACAGGATCCGCTCTGGTCGGCCGTGGCCGGACGGCCGCGCCGAAGGGCCCGGGTGGCCGTCCGTCCCTCCCTAATGGACGGCCACCCGAACCCCGGCTCGCCGACGGCGAGGGCCGCCGCGAGGGCGGCGCGTCTGGCTGCGGGCATGGGGGACCCTTCCTCTGCTGTGGATTCGGTGGGGGGACGCGGGACCTGACCCCTTCTGTCACGCTTCTTTGTCATGTCCACTGCCACCCGAAGCCGACCGGGTCCACACGGGGTTACGTGGCGGAACGGCCGGTTTTGTTCGCCCCGGCTCGAACGGGGTAGTCGCACTCGGGTGCGAACCATCGGTGTAGAGGAAGAATTGCTGCTCGTGGACGCGGAGTCCGCCCGGCCGCGTGCCGTCGCGGGTGCCGCGCTGGCCGGAGCGGACGAGGACACGGACGAGGTGGTGGCCGAGCTCCAGCAGCAACAGCTGGAGACGAACACCACGCCCTGCGCCACCCTTCCCGAACTCCGCGCCGAGATCCGGGGCTGGCGCCGCCGCGCCGACGAACTCGCCGCGAAGGAAGGGGCCGAGATCGCCGCCCTCGCCACCTCCCCGCTCCCCGTCTCGCCCGAGCTGACGCCCGGCGGCCGATACCGCCGCATGGCCGAGGCGTTCGGGCTCACCGCCCAGGAACAGCTCACCTGTGGCTGCCACATCCACGTCCAGGTCGAGTCCGACGAGGAGGGCGTCGCGGTGCTCGACCGCGTCCGCGTCCGGCTGGCGCCGCTGCTCGCGCTCAGCGCCAACTCCCCGCTCTGGCAGGGCTGGGACAGCGGCTACGCCAGCTACCGCTACCAGGTCTTCGGCCGCTGGCCGACGACCGGACCGCAGCCGCCGTTCGGCTCGGCCGACGGGTACCGGCAGGGCGTCTCCCGTCTGTTGGCCACCGGCACGCTGCTGGACCAGGGCATGGTCTACTTCGACGCCCGGCTCTCGGCCCGCTATCCGACCGTCGAGGTGCGGATCAACGACGTCTGCCAGGACGCGGACGACGTGGTCCTGCTGGCCGCGCTGGTGCGCGGCCTGGTCGAGACGGCGGCCCGCGAGTGGCGGGACGGCGTGCCCGCGCCGGAGACCGAGACGGACGTGCTGCGGCTGGCCGCCTGGCGCGCCAGCCGCTCCGGGCTGGACGGCGCGCTGCTCCACCCCGGCACCCAACGGCCCGCCGCCGCCCGCGAGGTGGTCGAGGAGCTGGTCGGACACGTCACGGACGCGCTGCGCGACGCGGGCGACCTGGAGCTGGTCCGCTCGGGCGTGGAACGCCTCCTCGCCGACGGCAACGGAGCGGCCCGCCAGCGCGTCGCGTACGCGCGCGGCGGCCCGACCGAGGCGGTGCGCGACGCGGTGGTGCGCACACGGGCGTAAAGGACGCCGGGCCGGGCACCCGAAGAGTTGTCGCCGGACAAAAACGAGAGGAGCTGATCGAAGTGGCCACAGGCAAGAGGCTCATGCGCGGTGCGCTGGCCATGCTGAGCGCCAGGGCGCTCCGTTCGTCCAGGCGCCCGTCGAGCGGCGCGCGCGGCGCGCGGACGGGCGGCGGAGGCGCGGCCGGAGTCGTGTCCCGCCTGGTCCGCAAGCAGTTGAGCGGCGGCGGTCGCGCCGGACGGCGCGGGCGGTACTGACGCGCGGCGCGGGCCGGGACGCGCGTGCCCCGCCATGCCGGGGCAAGGCGCCGCTCCCGTGATCCGTCCCGCGCCCCGTCCCAGCGGCGGGCACCCTTTCCCCGGGGGTGCCCGCCGTTTCCCGCGCGCCGGGCCGTCCTCCGTCCGGGCGACCGACTCCGTTCTCCGCTCAGGCGAGGACGGGGTCGGTCACGCCGTGCGAGCACTCCCGCTCCGGCGGCCACCCCGCCAGATCCGCGCCCGCGCGGTAGGCGCTGTGGTAGAACGCCTGGATCTCGGCTCCTGGATCGGGCGCGGAACGGACCGCCTCGTAGGGCAGCAGCGCCATGTGCGAGCCGCCCCGGTCCAGCCAGCGGGCGGCGTCCGGCGCCAGCGGTCGTGCGGCCAGGCCCTCCGGTTCGGGGGCGGTGTAGGAGTAGAACGCGGGCTCGGGCGTGTCGTCGTCCCCGAACCAGAACCCCGAGCTGATGACCTCCCGCGAGTACGCCTCGCGGGTGACGGGATCGGTGGAGGGATCACTGTCGATGTGCCGGTCGGAGAACCGGGTCACCGCCACGTCCATCGTGTGCCAGAAGTGGTGGACGGGGCTGATCTTCCCCGCGTAGTCGGCGGCGGCGACCTCCAGCTCCATGGCCACCCGGCTGAGGATCCGCCAGTAGGTGGAGACGGCGTCCTGGTCGTAGGCGTGGTGCTCGGTGTCCTGCGCGAACGGCCGGTCGGCGTCCGGCAGATCGAAAGGGCGCGGGATGTGCGGCCTCGCCTCGATCCCCAGATCGGTGAGCGCGGTGGTGGTGGCGTCGTAGAAGTCCGCGACGGACCGCCCGGCGAGCGGGAACGCGATCTCGTCTCCGGTGAGGGTGCGGATCAGCAGCCGGTGGCCGACGAAGTCGAAGTCGATGGTGAACATCTGCCGGCTGACCGGGTCCCGCATCGGCCGGGTGGTGATGCCGTTGCCGGTGAGGTGGAACGGCACATGCCACCAGTGATTCCGCTGCGGTCCGGCGGCCAGCCGGATCTTGCCGGCGATCTGGAGGAACCGGTGCACGGTCTCCTTGGTCGGCCGCCACGCGTCGAGCGGGAACGCGGGGTACTGCTCCTCAGCCACGGGGTCCACGCTCCCCACTGTGAGCGCCCCTCGCCCCTCCGGCAACCGGGACCGCCGACGGCGACCGACCCCTCGTCCCGGCCGCCGCCCGCGTCCTCGCCGCCGACGCATTCGGCTCCGCGTGCCGACGGCGCATAGGGACACACGAAGGATCATCGCGAATGGTTCACCAGTTCGGCAAGATTATGGCCGACATCAACTCTTGCGGGTCCGCACCCCGAACATCAGCCCGAGCCCGACGAGCGCGAGGAGCACCCCCAACGGAGCGGCCCCGATGG
Above is a window of Streptomyces sp. NBC_01803 DNA encoding:
- a CDS encoding acyl-CoA dehydrogenase family protein; amino-acid sequence: MNLELDEEQVAVRRLAAEFTDREIVPHATEWDRAESVDRAIVGKLGALGFLGLTIPEEDGGSGGDHLGYCLVLEELGRGDSAVRGIVSVSLGLVAKSISSYGNEKQKREWLPRLCSGEAIGCFGLTEPGTGSDAGNLATRAVRAGADWLLTGSKMFITNGTWADVVLVFARTGGPGAKGVTAFLVPTSTPGLERRTVHGKLGLRGQPTAELTFDNVRVPDTARLGGEGQGFKVAMAALAKGRMSVAIGCVGIARASLEAAVTYAGQREQFGKKIASHQLVQDLLADIRVETDAARLLTWRVADLIDRGQPFATESSIAKLYASEAAVRAASNALQVFGGYGYIDEYPVSKYLRDARVMTLYEGTSQIQKLIIGRDLTGVSAF
- a CDS encoding thiolase family protein, producing the protein MRTVHFVAARRTPIGRLRGALSTVRPDDLAAGVVRGLLADVPALDPARIDDVYWGAANQAGEDNRNVARMAVLLAGLPESVPGATVNRLCASGLEAITSGARAIASGEADIVLAGGSESMSRAPFVLPRPDEALPRAMTTADTRLGWRLTNPLMRELHGVLAMGETAEEVARRYGVSREDQDAFALRSHRRAAEARKNGLFAAEILPVTRPDGVVVDQDEGIREDTTAERLAALKPVFRDGGSVTAGNSSPMNDGAAGLLLMSDEAVRDLDLTPLGRYAAGASAGVHPDVMGIGPVPATRRVLGRLGRSVDGVEEAEVNEAFAAQALASVRELGLDPELVNADGGAIALGHPLGGSGARILTTLLHRMVRTGARRGLATMCVGVGQGSAVLVDRD
- a CDS encoding DUF5996 family protein, encoding MAEEQYPAFPLDAWRPTKETVHRFLQIAGKIRLAAGPQRNHWWHVPFHLTGNGITTRPMRDPVSRQMFTIDFDFVGHRLLIRTLTGDEIAFPLAGRSVADFYDATTTALTDLGIEARPHIPRPFDLPDADRPFAQDTEHHAYDQDAVSTYWRILSRVAMELEVAAADYAGKISPVHHFWHTMDVAVTRFSDRHIDSDPSTDPVTREAYSREVISSGFWFGDDDTPEPAFYSYTAPEPEGLAARPLAPDAARWLDRGGSHMALLPYEAVRSAPDPGAEIQAFYHSAYRAGADLAGWPPERECSHGVTDPVLA
- a CDS encoding glutamate--cysteine ligase, producing the protein MRTIGVEEELLLVDAESARPRAVAGAALAGADEDTDEVVAELQQQQLETNTTPCATLPELRAEIRGWRRRADELAAKEGAEIAALATSPLPVSPELTPGGRYRRMAEAFGLTAQEQLTCGCHIHVQVESDEEGVAVLDRVRVRLAPLLALSANSPLWQGWDSGYASYRYQVFGRWPTTGPQPPFGSADGYRQGVSRLLATGTLLDQGMVYFDARLSARYPTVEVRINDVCQDADDVVLLAALVRGLVETAAREWRDGVPAPETETDVLRLAAWRASRSGLDGALLHPGTQRPAAAREVVEELVGHVTDALRDAGDLELVRSGVERLLADGNGAARQRVAYARGGPTEAVRDAVVRTRA
- the fabG gene encoding 3-oxoacyl-ACP reductase FabG, which codes for MSRFTDRIAVVTGAAQGIGAATARRLADEGAEVAVVDLTAERGAATVEAITEAGGKARAYGCDVADEADVHGVFDAITEDFGGLHILVNNAGITRDNLFFKMPRSDWDAVLTVNLTSAFNCAQAAQSRMVEQRYGKIVSLSSRSALGNRGQANYAAAKAGIQGLTATLAIELGPYGINVNAVAPGYIATSMTAATAARVGASAEDHQRLVAERTPLRRVGQPEEIASVVAFLASDDASYVSGQTLYVNGGAR
- a CDS encoding helix-turn-helix domain-containing protein yields the protein MPRTEAVITQNPWRDLPPALAALLRPRLAAIEAEIISSIRGEVDTYRQPLNSAMGRDLVATVRRALEQFVELIENPDSPQGHHADFFQRLGRLEFLNGRSTDLLQAAYRVGARVAARQYVAVARAASFPEEVLFTLNDAVLAHISTLSEEAVKGYSSAMAKTVGDMPRARRLLAERLLEPGPANSAEPVELLAARAKWVWPERVACVVLPGLTEAPAGLDEEILVLRRGNVLHLIAPDPDAGGRANRLRQLLGDGTPAVLGPTVPPERASISLHCARLTLTLLRRSSRGPQGVVDATDHLVDVHLLNGAPVGHLVADRALLPLQRLTPGKAARLSETLDALLMSWRRTAPEVAEALHIHPQTARYRIRQLEDLFGTRLTDPAFRFQAMLALRTRALEVIEPRR